A stretch of the Serratia marcescens genome encodes the following:
- the tyrP gene encoding tyrosine transporter TyrP, translating to MKNRTLGSVFIVAGTTIGAGMLAMPLAAAGVGFGVTLALLVGLWLLMCYTALLLVEVYQHEQADTGLGTLAKRYLGGGGQWLTSFSMMFLMYALTAAYISGAGELLATSISQWTSQDFPVSLGVLLFTLVAGGVVCIGTHSVDLFNRILFSAKVVFLVVMLGLMLPNIHQTNLMTLPLEQGLALSAIPVIFTSFGFHGSVPSIVNYMGGNIRKLRWVFIIGSAIPLIAYIFWQLATLGSISSDTFVGILAQQAGLNGLLQAVRDAVASPHVELAVHLFADLALATSFLGVALGLFDFLADLFKRQDNVRGRLQTGAITFLPPLAFALFYPRGFVLALGFAAIALSVLALLLPSLLVWKTRQTHQAQYRVWGGTPALALVFVCGVTVIAIQLGIASGMLPAVG from the coding sequence GTGAAGAATCGCACTCTTGGCAGTGTTTTTATCGTGGCGGGCACCACCATTGGCGCCGGGATGCTGGCGATGCCGCTGGCAGCGGCCGGCGTAGGCTTCGGCGTCACGCTGGCCTTACTGGTCGGGCTGTGGCTGTTGATGTGTTACACCGCGCTGCTGCTGGTAGAGGTCTACCAGCATGAGCAGGCGGATACCGGTCTGGGCACCCTCGCCAAACGTTATCTCGGCGGCGGCGGCCAGTGGCTGACCAGCTTCAGCATGATGTTTCTGATGTACGCCCTCACCGCCGCCTATATCAGCGGCGCCGGCGAATTGCTCGCCACCAGCATCAGCCAATGGACATCCCAGGACTTCCCGGTGTCGCTCGGCGTTCTGTTGTTTACTCTGGTGGCCGGCGGCGTGGTGTGCATCGGCACCCACTCGGTCGATTTGTTCAACCGCATCCTGTTCAGCGCCAAAGTGGTGTTCCTGGTGGTGATGCTCGGCCTGATGTTGCCGAATATCCACCAGACCAACCTGATGACGTTGCCGCTGGAGCAAGGCCTGGCGCTGTCGGCCATTCCGGTGATTTTCACCTCCTTCGGCTTCCACGGCAGCGTGCCGAGCATCGTCAACTACATGGGCGGCAACATTCGCAAACTGCGGTGGGTGTTTATCATCGGCAGCGCGATCCCGCTGATCGCCTATATTTTCTGGCAGTTGGCGACACTGGGCAGCATCAGCTCCGACACCTTCGTCGGCATCCTGGCGCAGCAGGCCGGGCTGAACGGCCTGTTGCAGGCGGTGCGCGACGCGGTCGCTTCGCCGCACGTTGAACTGGCGGTGCACCTGTTCGCCGATCTGGCGCTGGCAACCTCGTTCCTCGGCGTGGCGCTCGGGCTGTTCGATTTCCTGGCCGACCTGTTCAAGCGGCAAGACAACGTGCGTGGCCGCCTGCAAACCGGCGCCATCACCTTCCTGCCGCCGCTGGCCTTCGCGCTGTTCTACCCGCGCGGCTTCGTGCTGGCGTTGGGATTCGCCGCCATCGCTCTGTCGGTGCTGGCCCTGCTGTTGCCTTCACTGCTGGTGTGGAAAACGCGCCAAACACATCAGGCGCAGTATCGCGTCTGGGGCGGTACGCCTGCGTTGGCATTGGTGTTTGTCTGCGGGGTAACGGTAATCGCCATTCAACTGGGCATCGCCAGCGGCATGCTGCCCGCGGTAGGGTAA
- a CDS encoding FAD-dependent oxidoreductase, translating to MMTTLSIGIIGAGPGGLCLAQGLRRFGIHATVFERDTTPQARDQGYRLRIDPTGQQALAACLPPAHYRLLCAGSAQNSGESNLWDPQFAPLNARRPEHWLPSSPPQAQEPSGDLGVHRQTLREILLAGLQEQVRFGYTLREFAQTPQGVELQFANGEQVRVDVLIAADGVNSLVRRRCLPEATPEDSGAVTLYGKTPLDAATRARLAPELLHGVSVVFADGLSLVIEPMRFQAPMAQLAADYAPDCHLTPVGDYLYWACIGSAARLGGPVRTEGSAALQARVRHISQGWAPALQTALTLADPLSLSVRAVQVTKAMPVWHSERIAFLGDAVHAMSPAGGLGANTALADAASLAMHLAQAGSAAQALKDYGADLQTRGAAAIRLSHLASERLQQNSDAGDSAP from the coding sequence ATGATGACAACACTCAGCATTGGCATTATCGGCGCCGGGCCAGGCGGTCTGTGTCTGGCCCAGGGGCTGCGCCGCTTCGGCATCCACGCCACGGTGTTTGAACGCGACACCACGCCGCAGGCGCGCGATCAGGGCTACCGGCTGCGCATCGATCCGACGGGCCAGCAGGCACTGGCCGCCTGCCTGCCGCCGGCGCACTACCGGTTGCTCTGCGCCGGCAGCGCGCAAAACAGCGGCGAGAGCAATCTGTGGGATCCACAGTTTGCCCCGCTCAACGCCCGACGCCCCGAGCACTGGCTGCCCTCCAGCCCGCCGCAGGCGCAGGAACCGAGCGGCGACCTCGGCGTTCATCGGCAAACGCTGCGCGAAATCCTGCTCGCCGGTCTGCAAGAGCAGGTGCGTTTCGGTTATACCCTGCGTGAATTTGCACAAACGCCGCAGGGCGTGGAACTTCAGTTCGCCAACGGCGAGCAAGTGCGGGTCGATGTGCTGATCGCCGCCGACGGCGTCAACTCGCTGGTGCGGCGGCGCTGCCTGCCGGAGGCTACGCCCGAAGACAGCGGTGCGGTCACCCTTTACGGCAAAACGCCGCTCGATGCGGCGACCCGTGCCCGATTGGCCCCCGAACTGCTGCACGGCGTGTCGGTCGTCTTCGCCGATGGCTTATCGCTGGTGATTGAACCGATGCGCTTTCAGGCGCCCATGGCGCAGCTGGCAGCCGACTATGCGCCGGATTGCCACCTCACGCCGGTCGGCGACTATCTCTATTGGGCCTGTATCGGATCGGCTGCACGGCTCGGCGGGCCGGTGCGGACGGAGGGAAGCGCGGCGCTGCAGGCGCGCGTACGGCATATCTCGCAGGGATGGGCGCCCGCCTTGCAAACGGCGCTAACTCTGGCGGATCCCCTGTCGCTCAGCGTGCGGGCGGTGCAGGTCACGAAGGCGATGCCGGTGTGGCACAGCGAACGCATCGCCTTTCTCGGCGACGCCGTGCACGCCATGAGCCCGGCGGGAGGGCTCGGCGCCAACACCGCATTGGCGGACGCCGCCAGCCTGGCGATGCATCTGGCGCAGGCCGGCAGCGCCGCGCAGGCGCTCAAGGACTATGGTGCAGATCTGCAAACGCGGGGCGCGGCGGCGATACGCCTTTCACATCTGGCGTCCGAACGGCTGCAGCAAAACAGTGACGCCGGCGACTCAGCGCCATGA
- a CDS encoding AraC family transcriptional regulator, which yields MNDNPHFADADCSEWSAGPWLIALGGRDAVGQEYRLGTREYDWHQHVRGQLLCVESGLLHVRTARGDWVLPPQRAGWIPPATEHRVQVCGALSGWSLLLAPEACNDLSNKPCVVGISAVLQALALRAEGWDKHSALTLEQDRMAQVMRDEIRLAPTEPLHLPMSSHPRLAGVLQALLAQPGSERSLEAWAEWGAMSPRTLRRLMIGETGLSFAQWRQQARLSYALAKLAEGETVLQIAETLGYASPSNFIAMFRKAFGDSPARYFSASAGKGR from the coding sequence ATGAACGATAACCCTCACTTCGCCGACGCTGACTGCAGCGAATGGTCGGCGGGCCCCTGGCTGATCGCCCTTGGTGGCCGCGACGCGGTAGGCCAGGAGTATCGGTTGGGCACGCGCGAATACGACTGGCATCAGCATGTGCGCGGGCAGTTGCTGTGCGTCGAAAGCGGTTTGCTGCATGTACGCACGGCGCGCGGCGATTGGGTGCTGCCGCCGCAGCGAGCGGGGTGGATCCCGCCGGCGACGGAGCACCGGGTGCAGGTCTGCGGCGCGCTGAGCGGCTGGAGTTTGCTGCTGGCGCCGGAGGCCTGCAACGATCTGTCGAATAAACCCTGCGTCGTCGGCATTAGCGCCGTGCTGCAGGCGCTGGCTCTGCGAGCAGAAGGCTGGGATAAGCACAGTGCGCTCACCCTGGAGCAGGATCGCATGGCGCAAGTGATGCGGGATGAGATACGTCTGGCGCCGACGGAACCGCTGCATTTGCCGATGTCGTCCCATCCGCGCCTGGCCGGCGTTCTGCAAGCCTTGCTGGCGCAGCCGGGGAGCGAGCGTTCGCTGGAAGCCTGGGCCGAGTGGGGAGCGATGTCGCCACGCACTCTGCGGCGGCTGATGATCGGCGAGACGGGGTTGAGTTTTGCCCAGTGGCGTCAGCAGGCCCGGTTGTCATATGCATTGGCGAAGCTGGCCGAAGGCGAAACGGTGCTGCAGATTGCGGAAACGCTGGGATATGCCTCGCCGAGCAATTTTATCGCCATGTTTCGTAAAGCCTTTGGCGATTCTCCGGCGCGTTATTTTTCCGCCTCGGCAGGAAAGGGGCGCTAA
- the katA gene encoding catalase KatA — protein sequence MSKKGLTTAAGAPVVDNNNVITAGKRGPMLLQDVWFLEKLAHFDREVIPERRMHAKGSGAYGTFTVTHDITRYTRAKIFSEVGKQTDMFIRFSTVAGERGAADAERDIRGFAMKFYTEEGNWDLVGNDTPVFYLRDPLKFPDLNHVVKRDPHTNLRNPVYKWDFFSHLPESLHQLTIDFSDRGIPKSYRHMHGFGSHTFSFINAANERFWVKFHFRCEQGIENLMDDEAEAIIAKDRESSQRDLFDAIKRGDFPRWKLQIQIMPEHEASQTPYNPFDLTKVWPHGDYPLIDVGYFELNRNPDNYFSEVEQVAMNPANVVPGISFSPDKMLQGRLFSYGDAHRYRLGVNHHQIPVNGAKCPFHNYHRDGAMRVDGNSGNGATYEPNSFGLFQEQPDFSEPPLSIEGAADHWNHREDDDYYSQPRALFNLLSAEEHQRMFTRIAGELSQVPEHIQRRQVELFTKVHPDYGAGVARALGLK from the coding sequence ATGAGCAAGAAAGGACTGACCACCGCAGCCGGCGCCCCGGTTGTCGATAACAATAACGTGATCACCGCAGGCAAACGCGGCCCGATGCTGTTGCAGGACGTGTGGTTCCTGGAAAAACTGGCCCACTTCGACCGTGAAGTTATCCCCGAGCGCCGCATGCACGCCAAAGGATCCGGCGCCTATGGCACCTTTACCGTCACCCACGACATCACCCGCTACACGCGCGCCAAGATCTTCTCCGAAGTCGGCAAACAGACCGACATGTTTATCCGCTTCTCCACCGTCGCCGGTGAGCGCGGCGCCGCCGATGCCGAACGCGACATTCGCGGCTTCGCCATGAAGTTCTATACCGAAGAAGGCAACTGGGATTTGGTGGGTAACGATACGCCGGTGTTCTATCTGCGCGATCCGCTGAAATTCCCCGATCTCAACCACGTGGTGAAACGCGATCCGCATACCAACCTGCGCAACCCCGTCTACAAGTGGGACTTCTTCTCCCACCTGCCAGAATCGCTGCACCAGTTGACCATCGACTTCAGCGATCGCGGCATTCCGAAATCTTACCGTCATATGCACGGTTTCGGCAGCCACACCTTCAGCTTTATCAATGCCGCCAACGAACGTTTCTGGGTGAAATTCCACTTCCGCTGCGAGCAAGGCATTGAAAACCTGATGGATGACGAAGCGGAAGCGATCATCGCCAAGGATCGCGAAAGCTCACAGCGCGATCTGTTCGACGCGATCAAACGCGGTGACTTCCCGCGCTGGAAGCTGCAAATTCAGATCATGCCGGAACACGAAGCCTCGCAGACGCCGTATAACCCGTTCGATCTGACCAAGGTGTGGCCGCACGGCGACTATCCGCTGATCGACGTCGGCTATTTCGAGCTGAACCGCAACCCCGACAACTACTTCTCAGAGGTTGAACAGGTGGCGATGAACCCCGCCAACGTGGTGCCGGGCATCAGTTTCTCGCCGGATAAAATGCTGCAGGGCCGTCTGTTCTCCTATGGCGATGCGCACCGCTACCGCTTGGGCGTCAACCACCACCAGATCCCGGTGAACGGCGCCAAATGCCCGTTCCACAACTATCATCGCGACGGCGCGATGCGCGTGGACGGCAACAGCGGCAACGGTGCCACCTACGAACCGAACAGCTTCGGCCTGTTCCAGGAGCAGCCGGACTTCAGCGAACCGCCGCTGAGCATTGAGGGCGCGGCCGACCACTGGAATCATCGTGAAGACGACGATTACTACAGCCAGCCGCGCGCGCTGTTCAACCTGCTGAGCGCCGAAGAGCACCAGCGCATGTTCACCCGCATCGCCGGCGAACTGTCGCAGGTGCCGGAACACATCCAGCGCCGTCAGGTCGAGCTGTTCACCAAGGTGCACCCGGACTACGGCGCTGGCGTCGCCAGGGCGTTGGGGTTGAAATAA
- the menE gene encoding o-succinylbenzoate--CoA ligase — MAPLSDWPWRYWARLQPQATALLLGERPLSWLALQSQVDELAADFQHQGVEPGCGVALCGKNSYPLLLAYLALLQCGARLLPLNPALPTPLLTQLLPELDITFAFGPDPLPALPEEVIRLTPPSTEPSWSNLPTWDVRRLATLTLTSGSSGMPKAAAHSYANHLASAAGVLRLMDFQREDCWLLSLPLFHVSGQGIVWRWLAAGARLAVREMHPLAEALAGCTHASLVPTQLWRLLAQPLTGMTLKEVLLGGAMIPVALTERAEAAGIRCWCGYGLTELASTVCAKRADARPGVGLPLGGREVKLVDEEVWIRADSLALGYWRHGHLQPLADEQGWFATRDRGAMAEGELRILGRLDNLFFSGGEGVQPEDIERVLAAHPQITQVFVVPVADAEFGQRPVAVIDGEPSLSLAALLAWSQDKLANFQRPAALLPLPDELKNGGIKISRRQLQQWVAQRLSQA; from the coding sequence ATGGCGCCGTTAAGCGATTGGCCGTGGCGGTACTGGGCACGCCTTCAACCGCAGGCGACGGCGCTGCTGCTCGGCGAACGGCCGCTGAGCTGGCTGGCGTTGCAAAGCCAGGTGGATGAGCTGGCGGCGGATTTTCAGCACCAGGGCGTGGAGCCGGGTTGCGGCGTGGCGCTGTGCGGTAAAAACAGCTATCCGCTGCTGTTGGCCTACCTGGCGCTGCTGCAATGCGGTGCGCGCCTGTTGCCGCTCAATCCCGCCTTGCCGACGCCGCTGCTGACGCAGCTGTTGCCCGAATTGGACATCACCTTTGCCTTCGGCCCGGATCCGTTGCCGGCACTGCCGGAAGAGGTGATTCGATTGACGCCGCCCTCGACCGAGCCGAGTTGGTCGAACCTGCCGACGTGGGATGTGCGGCGTCTGGCGACGCTGACGCTGACCTCGGGCTCCAGCGGTATGCCGAAAGCGGCGGCACACAGCTACGCCAACCATTTGGCCAGCGCCGCCGGGGTGTTGCGGCTGATGGATTTTCAGCGCGAGGATTGCTGGCTGCTGTCATTGCCGCTGTTTCACGTCTCCGGCCAGGGCATTGTCTGGCGCTGGCTGGCGGCGGGCGCACGGCTGGCGGTGCGCGAGATGCATCCGTTGGCCGAGGCATTGGCGGGCTGCACGCACGCCTCGCTGGTGCCGACACAGCTCTGGCGGCTGCTGGCGCAACCGCTGACGGGCATGACGCTGAAAGAGGTGCTGCTCGGCGGCGCAATGATCCCGGTGGCGCTGACCGAACGGGCGGAGGCGGCGGGGATCCGCTGCTGGTGCGGCTACGGGCTGACCGAACTGGCTTCCACGGTGTGCGCCAAGCGCGCCGATGCGCGGCCAGGCGTCGGCCTGCCGCTCGGCGGCCGTGAGGTAAAACTGGTGGACGAAGAAGTCTGGATCCGCGCCGACAGCCTGGCGCTCGGCTACTGGCGTCATGGCCATCTGCAGCCGCTGGCCGATGAACAGGGCTGGTTTGCGACCCGCGATCGCGGCGCGATGGCCGAGGGAGAACTGCGTATTCTCGGCCGGTTGGACAACCTGTTTTTCAGCGGCGGTGAAGGGGTGCAGCCGGAGGATATCGAACGCGTGCTGGCGGCGCATCCGCAGATCACGCAGGTGTTTGTGGTGCCGGTGGCGGACGCCGAGTTCGGCCAGCGGCCGGTGGCGGTGATCGACGGCGAACCGTCACTGTCGCTGGCGGCGTTGCTCGCCTGGTCGCAGGATAAGCTGGCCAATTTCCAACGCCCGGCGGCGTTGCTCCCGCTGCCTGACGAGCTGAAAAACGGCGGCATCAAAATTTCGCGCCGCCAGTTGCAGCAGTGGGTGGCGCAGCGTCTCTCTCAGGCATAA
- the menH gene encoding 2-succinyl-6-hydroxy-2,4-cyclohexadiene-1-carboxylate synthase gives MMLATRILQQGEAGRPWLVWLHGLLGNNNEWRVIAARCPEWPSLAIDLPGHGDSVAVTCRGFDDISAQIAATLQLRNIERYWLVGYSLGGRIAMYHACHGRHAGLQGVIVEGGNPGLKDEEQRRRRCEQDALWAARFRSEPIAEVLADWYQQPVFKELSHVHRQALIAARSVNNGPAIADMLEATSLGRQPYLAPQLRQLSVPLQVLCGENDPKFQRLARDAGLPLRIVPQAGHNAHLANPQDFVAELQTFLVNPG, from the coding sequence ATGATGCTGGCGACGCGAATTTTGCAACAGGGCGAAGCGGGCCGCCCGTGGCTGGTGTGGCTGCACGGCCTGCTCGGCAACAACAATGAATGGCGCGTGATCGCCGCGCGCTGCCCGGAATGGCCGTCGTTGGCCATCGATCTGCCCGGCCACGGCGATTCCGTGGCGGTGACCTGCCGCGGTTTCGACGACATCAGTGCGCAAATCGCCGCTACGCTGCAACTGCGCAATATCGAACGTTATTGGCTGGTGGGCTATTCGCTCGGCGGGCGCATCGCCATGTATCACGCTTGCCACGGCCGCCATGCCGGCCTGCAAGGGGTGATCGTCGAGGGTGGCAACCCGGGGCTGAAGGACGAAGAACAGCGCCGCCGGCGCTGCGAGCAGGATGCGCTGTGGGCGGCGCGTTTTCGCAGTGAGCCGATCGCCGAGGTCCTGGCGGACTGGTACCAGCAGCCGGTGTTCAAAGAGCTCAGCCACGTGCACCGCCAGGCGCTGATCGCCGCGCGCTCGGTCAATAACGGCCCGGCGATCGCCGACATGCTCGAAGCCACCTCGCTCGGGCGGCAGCCCTATCTGGCGCCGCAGCTGCGCCAACTGAGCGTGCCGCTGCAGGTGCTGTGCGGTGAGAACGACCCCAAATTTCAACGGCTGGCGCGCGACGCCGGGTTGCCGTTGCGCATCGTGCCGCAGGCTGGGCACAACGCGCATCTGGCCAATCCGCAGGATTTCGTCGCCGAGCTGCAGACCTTTCTCGTTAACCCTGGTTAA
- a CDS encoding nicotinamide mononucleotide deamidase-related protein YfaY: MLRVEMLSTGDEVLHGQIIDTNAAWLADYLFQQGVPMSGRETVGDSLSALIEILQERSHIADVLIVNGGLGPTSDDLSALAAAKACGVELVERADWLARMEAYFAGRGRPMAPSNRKQAQIPANAEILDNPVGTACGFALQLNKCQMFFTPGVPSEFKVMVEQQIVPRLRQRFTLPAPPLCLRLTTFGTSESDLAAELDSMPLPPEVVLGYRSSSPIIELKLTGPESRRAEMEQAWRRVREVAGDNCIFEGTAGLPATLTQRLNQQGLKLALSEQFSAGLINLQMQSEGAPLAGGELLPAHCIETLETTLARARSLAELTGAPLALAVSAMRDEQVSIALHTPRGGIGQTVRYRASRHGLRLRQESVAMLALDMLRRWLNGGQACGKNAWLEVVEIIE, encoded by the coding sequence ATGTTAAGAGTGGAGATGCTCAGCACCGGCGATGAAGTGCTGCACGGGCAAATTATTGATACCAACGCCGCCTGGCTGGCGGACTACCTGTTCCAGCAGGGCGTGCCGATGAGCGGGCGGGAAACGGTCGGGGACAGCCTCTCTGCGTTGATCGAGATCCTGCAGGAACGAAGCCATATCGCCGATGTGCTGATCGTCAACGGCGGCCTGGGGCCGACCAGCGACGATCTCAGCGCGCTGGCCGCCGCGAAAGCCTGTGGCGTCGAACTGGTTGAACGGGCCGACTGGCTGGCGCGCATGGAAGCCTATTTCGCCGGACGCGGGCGGCCGATGGCCCCTTCCAACCGCAAGCAGGCGCAGATCCCGGCCAACGCGGAAATACTGGATAACCCGGTGGGCACCGCCTGTGGGTTCGCGCTGCAGCTGAACAAGTGTCAGATGTTCTTCACCCCCGGCGTGCCGTCGGAATTCAAAGTGATGGTCGAACAGCAGATCGTGCCGCGCCTGCGGCAGCGCTTCACCTTGCCGGCGCCGCCGCTGTGTTTGCGCCTGACGACGTTCGGCACCTCCGAGAGCGATCTGGCCGCCGAGCTGGACAGTATGCCGCTGCCGCCGGAAGTGGTGCTGGGTTACCGTTCCTCCAGCCCGATCATCGAGCTGAAACTGACCGGGCCGGAAAGCCGGCGTGCGGAAATGGAGCAGGCCTGGCGACGCGTGCGCGAGGTGGCGGGGGACAACTGCATCTTTGAAGGCACCGCCGGGTTGCCGGCGACGCTGACGCAGCGCCTGAATCAGCAAGGGCTTAAGCTGGCGTTGAGCGAGCAGTTCAGCGCTGGGTTGATCAATCTGCAGATGCAAAGCGAAGGGGCGCCGCTGGCGGGGGGCGAGCTGCTGCCGGCGCATTGCATCGAAACGCTGGAAACGACGCTGGCGCGCGCCCGCTCGCTGGCGGAATTGACCGGTGCGCCGTTGGCGTTGGCGGTCAGCGCCATGCGTGACGAGCAGGTGAGCATTGCGCTGCACACGCCGCGCGGCGGGATTGGCCAGACCGTGCGTTATCGTGCGTCGCGCCACGGCCTGCGACTGCGGCAGGAGTCGGTGGCAATGCTGGCGCTGGATATGCTGCGCCGTTGGCTGAATGGGGGCCAGGCATGCGGTAAAAACGCCTGGCTGGAGGTGGTGGAAATTATCGAGTGA
- the menB gene encoding 1,4-dihydroxy-2-naphthoyl-CoA synthase encodes MLYPNEEQLYAAIAWQDCTGDFDDILYHKSADGIAKITINRPQVRNAFRPQTVKEMIDALANARYDDGIGVIILTGAGDKAFCSGGDQKVRGDYGGYRDDSGVHHLNVLDFQRQIRTCPKPVVAMVAGYSIGGGHVLHMMCDLTIAADNAIFGQTGPKVGSFDGGWGASYMARIVGQKKAREIWFLCRQYDAAAALDMGLVNTVVPLADLEKETVRWCREMLQNSPMALRCLKAALNADCDGQAGLQELAGNATMLFYMTDEGQEGRNAFNEKRQPDFSKFKRNP; translated from the coding sequence ATGCTTTATCCGAATGAAGAACAGCTGTATGCCGCCATCGCCTGGCAGGATTGCACCGGCGATTTCGACGATATTCTGTATCACAAGTCCGCCGACGGCATCGCCAAAATCACCATTAACCGGCCGCAGGTGCGCAATGCGTTTCGCCCGCAAACGGTTAAAGAGATGATCGACGCGCTGGCCAACGCCCGTTACGACGACGGTATCGGCGTCATTATTCTGACCGGCGCCGGCGATAAGGCCTTCTGCTCCGGCGGCGATCAGAAAGTACGCGGCGACTACGGCGGCTATCGCGACGACAGCGGCGTGCATCACCTCAACGTGCTGGACTTCCAGCGCCAGATCCGCACCTGCCCGAAACCGGTAGTGGCGATGGTGGCCGGTTATTCGATCGGCGGCGGCCACGTGCTGCACATGATGTGCGATCTGACCATCGCGGCGGATAACGCCATCTTCGGCCAGACTGGCCCGAAAGTGGGCTCGTTCGACGGCGGCTGGGGCGCGTCTTACATGGCGCGCATCGTCGGCCAGAAGAAGGCGCGTGAAATCTGGTTCCTGTGCCGCCAGTACGATGCCGCTGCCGCGTTGGACATGGGCCTGGTCAATACCGTGGTGCCGTTGGCCGATCTGGAAAAAGAGACGGTGCGCTGGTGCCGAGAAATGTTGCAGAACAGCCCGATGGCGCTGCGCTGCCTGAAGGCGGCGCTGAACGCCGACTGCGACGGCCAGGCTGGTTTGCAGGAGCTGGCGGGCAACGCCACCATGCTGTTCTACATGACCGACGAAGGGCAGGAAGGGCGCAACGCGTTCAACGAGAAGCGTCAGCCGGACTTCAGCAAATTCAAGCGTAACCCGTAA
- the menC gene encoding o-succinylbenzoate synthase: MSGVNRSAALYRYSLPMEAGVVLRNQRLKTRDGWVLQLRQGEREGWGEIAPLPEFSRETLAQAEQAALDWLQAWLAGNEPDDSTLPSVAFGISCAQAELEQRLPTQADFRKAPLCTGDPDELFEILSALPGEKVAKVKVGLYEAVRDGMIVNVLLEALPDLRLRLDANRSWTRAKADGFAKYVNPAWRDRIAFLEEPCKTRDESRDFAQATGIAIAWDESVREADFVVQAEPGVAAIVIKPTLVGSLTCCQALVAQAHAAGLTAVISSSIESSLGLTQLARIARWLTPDTVPGLDTLGLMQAQVLRPWPGSALPLLDISALECLWRR, translated from the coding sequence ATGAGCGGGGTAAACCGCAGCGCGGCGCTTTACCGTTACAGCCTGCCGATGGAGGCGGGCGTGGTGCTGCGCAATCAGCGGTTGAAAACGCGTGACGGATGGGTGCTGCAGCTGCGTCAGGGCGAGCGTGAAGGCTGGGGCGAGATCGCGCCGCTGCCGGAATTCAGCCGAGAAACGTTGGCGCAGGCCGAACAGGCCGCGTTGGACTGGCTGCAGGCCTGGTTGGCGGGCAACGAACCGGATGACAGCACGCTGCCCTCGGTGGCCTTTGGGATTAGCTGCGCGCAGGCCGAGCTGGAGCAGCGCTTGCCGACGCAGGCGGATTTCCGCAAGGCGCCGCTGTGCACCGGCGATCCGGACGAGCTGTTCGAGATATTGAGCGCCTTGCCGGGCGAGAAAGTCGCGAAAGTGAAGGTGGGGCTGTATGAAGCGGTGCGCGACGGCATGATCGTCAACGTGCTGCTGGAGGCGCTGCCGGATCTGCGGCTGCGGCTGGATGCCAACCGCAGCTGGACCCGCGCCAAAGCCGACGGCTTCGCCAAATACGTCAACCCGGCGTGGCGCGATCGCATCGCCTTTTTGGAAGAGCCCTGCAAGACCCGTGATGAATCGCGCGATTTCGCCCAGGCGACCGGCATTGCCATTGCCTGGGATGAGAGCGTGCGTGAGGCGGATTTTGTGGTGCAGGCCGAGCCGGGTGTGGCGGCCATCGTGATCAAGCCGACGCTGGTCGGTAGCCTGACGTGCTGCCAGGCGCTGGTGGCGCAGGCGCATGCGGCGGGGCTGACGGCGGTGATCAGCTCCAGCATCGAGTCCAGCCTGGGGTTGACCCAGCTGGCGCGCATCGCCCGCTGGCTGACGCCGGACACCGTGCCGGGGCTGGACACGCTGGGGCTGATGCAGGCACAGGTGCTGCGGCCGTGGCCCGGCAGCGCATTGCCGCTGTTGGATATTTCGGCGCTGGAGTGCCTATGGCGCCGTTAA
- a CDS encoding YfaZ family outer membrane protein, which produces MKKTWVACAAGLLLVTGAANAISVSGEAGQHYTNLGVGMSTGSSGLGLTGNWARSDHDGNVGSVGLNFGVPLGPLTATVGAKALYLSPKDGKSGGAVALGGGLEWEINRYFSLHGEGYFAPDSFTSGVKAYNEASGGLRWKFRPLSVDVGYRYMQMEGKDGRRDNTLADGPYVGVGLSF; this is translated from the coding sequence ATGAAAAAGACTTGGGTCGCGTGCGCGGCAGGATTGCTGTTGGTGACCGGCGCGGCGAACGCCATCAGCGTGTCGGGCGAAGCCGGGCAACACTACACCAACCTGGGCGTTGGCATGAGCACCGGCTCTTCTGGTCTGGGCCTGACCGGCAACTGGGCGCGCAGCGACCACGACGGCAACGTCGGCAGCGTGGGGCTGAACTTCGGGGTGCCGCTGGGGCCGTTGACGGCGACCGTGGGCGCCAAAGCGCTGTACCTCAGCCCGAAAGACGGGAAGAGCGGCGGGGCGGTGGCGCTGGGCGGCGGCCTGGAGTGGGAGATCAACCGCTACTTCAGCCTGCACGGCGAAGGTTACTTTGCCCCTGACTCTTTCACCAGCGGCGTGAAGGCCTATAACGAAGCCAGCGGCGGTCTGCGCTGGAAGTTCCGCCCGCTGAGCGTGGACGTGGGCTACCGTTACATGCAGATGGAAGGCAAAGACGGGCGTCGCGACAATACGCTGGCCGATGGCCCTTACGTTGGCGTAGGTCTGAGCTTCTGA